One Alteromonas sp. KC3 DNA segment encodes these proteins:
- a CDS encoding MFS transporter: MSRLPATIVIFAGFFLIGKLFILWGILLPDIATDLAMSEVVSGALFSLFSVGMLFGAVLGGKYASRFEYMPLLASLFGMNTLLLVLVSLLTSWQWFLVLAVLIGVVSSTIFTIGHTLIARMYAEKRFTMMGLMDFMFSLGTFAASFFVTLLYLMEESWRLPIQVLAGVMMVLSCYTYIAARSQAKLLKGQPTTAKKTLTFGVIIKQPVFIFLTLLTFGYGAVEFGNANWFVSYAQNGLGFTGEQSRNLLACFTAGMVISRLVFPFLLRFVSVHRMMLLMATASLAGVFALKLMPSMYGIGAGNLLLGLGLGGLFPLALSAAMNIDSDNGPVLSGICIIGNSTGVQVASFSTGLWANFASLTTAFWVIPLGGCILWLATYGYSRKIKYHRA, encoded by the coding sequence ATGAGCCGACTTCCCGCCACCATCGTGATATTTGCTGGGTTTTTCCTAATAGGTAAATTATTTATCTTATGGGGTATTTTGCTACCCGATATCGCGACAGACCTTGCTATGTCAGAAGTGGTCAGTGGTGCGTTATTCTCGCTTTTTTCGGTAGGTATGCTGTTTGGGGCTGTACTGGGCGGTAAATATGCCAGTCGTTTTGAATATATGCCCTTGCTTGCCAGCTTATTTGGTATGAATACGTTGTTGCTGGTTTTGGTGTCGCTGTTAACGTCTTGGCAATGGTTTCTTGTGTTGGCTGTGCTTATCGGTGTAGTCAGCTCTACTATTTTCACCATAGGTCATACGCTAATAGCCCGCATGTATGCTGAAAAGCGTTTTACCATGATGGGACTCATGGACTTCATGTTCAGCTTAGGTACGTTTGCGGCGTCGTTCTTTGTGACGTTGTTGTATTTGATGGAGGAAAGCTGGCGCTTGCCTATTCAGGTATTAGCTGGGGTGATGATGGTGTTATCGTGTTACACCTATATTGCCGCGCGTTCCCAGGCAAAGCTGTTAAAAGGTCAGCCAACAACAGCGAAAAAGACACTGACATTTGGTGTAATCATCAAACAACCAGTATTTATTTTCTTAACGCTTCTCACCTTTGGCTATGGTGCTGTCGAATTTGGTAACGCTAACTGGTTTGTAAGCTATGCGCAAAATGGGCTGGGCTTTACTGGCGAACAGTCACGTAACTTATTGGCTTGCTTTACCGCAGGTATGGTTATTAGTCGCCTTGTATTCCCATTTTTACTGCGTTTTGTATCGGTACATCGCATGATGTTATTGATGGCAACAGCGTCTCTAGCAGGGGTGTTTGCACTTAAGCTTATGCCGAGTATGTACGGCATTGGTGCAGGTAATTTACTGCTTGGATTGGGGCTTGGAGGGCTATTCCCTCTGGCACTTTCTGCTGCAATGAATATCGACAGTGACAACGGTCCTGTGCTGTCGGGTATCTGTATTATTGGTAACTCGACAGGGGTTCAGGTGGCGTCTTTTTCAACAGGATTGTGGGCAAATTTTGCGTCGCTCACCACTGCGTTTTGGGTGATCCCTCTGGGGGGCTGTATTTTATGGCTTGCAACTTACGGGTATAGCCGAAAAATTAAGTATCACCGGGCGTAG
- the ompR gene encoding osmolarity response regulator transcription factor OmpR, whose amino-acid sequence MGQETSKILVVDDDMRLRSLLERYLLEQGYQVRSAANAEQMDRLLERENFHLMVLDLMLPGEDGLSICRRLRQQENDMPIIMLTAKGDEVDRIIGLEMGADDYLPKPFNPRELLARAKAVLRRRSSEAPGAPSKDVQIIEFGDYKLNLATREMTAGDKPLTLTSGEFAVLKSLVTHPREPLSRDKLMNLARGRDYSALERSIDVQVSRLRRMLEADPANPRYIQTVWGLGYVFVPDGEQV is encoded by the coding sequence ATGGGTCAGGAAACCTCAAAAATTCTTGTCGTCGATGATGATATGCGTCTGCGTAGCTTATTAGAGCGCTATTTGCTTGAACAAGGTTATCAGGTACGCAGTGCAGCCAATGCGGAGCAAATGGACAGACTGCTGGAGCGCGAGAATTTTCATTTGATGGTGCTTGATCTTATGCTGCCAGGTGAAGACGGCTTGTCTATTTGCCGTCGTTTGCGCCAACAAGAAAATGACATGCCAATTATCATGCTAACCGCCAAAGGTGACGAAGTTGATCGTATCATTGGTCTTGAGATGGGCGCTGACGACTACCTACCGAAACCGTTTAACCCTCGCGAGTTGTTAGCGCGCGCTAAAGCAGTATTGCGTCGCCGAAGCAGTGAAGCGCCGGGGGCACCGTCAAAAGACGTACAAATTATTGAGTTTGGTGATTATAAGCTTAATCTTGCAACGCGAGAAATGACCGCAGGCGACAAACCATTAACGCTCACCAGCGGCGAATTTGCAGTACTAAAATCGCTAGTCACACACCCTAGAGAACCGCTATCTCGAGATAAACTGATGAACTTAGCACGTGGGCGTGATTACAGCGCGCTAGAGCGAAGCATTGATGTGCAGGTGTCACGTCTTCGTAGAATGTTAGAAGCCGATCCCGCTAATCCGCGTTATATTCAAACGGTATGGGGATTGGGCTACGTTTTTGTGCCTGATGGCGAGCAAGTGTAA
- the envZ gene encoding two-component system sensor histidine kinase EnvZ — protein sequence MRLIPKSAFGQTVMLIGVLLLINQIVSYISVTYYFIQPSYQQINSLLATQVKSVLANDLLVTNQETRDEYFEKTRVLVLDESAARQNGLESAVYYGFMSSQVSKQLNQLADVRISTTTQASDDSAPYIVWISLTRYPETWISIPISGLNEANISPLTMYLMVIGILSVAGGWLFVRRMTRPLQALQKAAISVGKGEHPKPLREQGSTEMIQVTRAFNRMNQGIKQLENDRNIMTAGISHDLRTPLTRIRLASEMLPEDQDWIKDGIVNDIEDMNAIIDQFIDYARYDTEEVTQETDLNAIIAELVQARHLDEKHHIELKLNAIPPLPLRRIAMKRVVDNLIENAFKYGSDDIAISSFYNRHEKRVYCKVRDFGPGIPQEELDSVFMPFAQGDKARNSSGSGLGLAIIRRIIEAHDGEVSLRNHPHQGLVAEFYLPYSPFKD from the coding sequence ATGCGCTTAATACCGAAAAGTGCGTTTGGACAAACCGTCATGCTAATAGGCGTGCTGCTGCTTATTAACCAAATTGTGTCTTATATCTCTGTTACCTACTATTTTATTCAGCCAAGTTATCAACAAATTAACAGCTTACTGGCCACGCAAGTAAAGTCTGTTTTAGCGAATGACTTGCTGGTCACAAACCAAGAAACCCGTGACGAGTATTTTGAGAAAACCCGGGTATTAGTACTTGATGAAAGTGCCGCACGCCAAAATGGTTTAGAAAGTGCCGTTTACTATGGTTTTATGTCATCGCAGGTCAGTAAACAGTTAAACCAACTTGCTGATGTTCGCATTAGCACCACTACCCAAGCCAGTGATGATAGCGCGCCTTATATTGTATGGATCTCGCTAACGCGCTATCCAGAAACCTGGATTTCTATTCCTATTTCAGGTTTAAACGAAGCAAATATATCGCCACTTACCATGTACTTAATGGTTATCGGTATTCTAAGTGTTGCAGGCGGCTGGTTGTTTGTAAGGCGTATGACGCGTCCTTTGCAAGCACTCCAGAAAGCGGCTATTTCGGTAGGTAAAGGTGAACATCCCAAGCCCCTTCGCGAGCAAGGTAGTACTGAAATGATTCAGGTGACACGTGCATTTAACCGCATGAACCAAGGGATCAAACAGCTAGAAAACGACCGTAATATTATGACTGCGGGTATATCGCATGATTTACGCACACCACTAACGCGAATTCGATTAGCCTCAGAAATGTTGCCGGAAGACCAAGACTGGATAAAAGACGGCATTGTGAATGACATTGAAGATATGAACGCCATTATCGACCAATTCATTGATTATGCGCGTTATGACACTGAAGAAGTCACGCAAGAAACCGACCTCAATGCCATTATTGCCGAGCTAGTTCAAGCACGACATTTGGATGAAAAGCACCACATAGAGCTTAAACTCAATGCTATTCCACCGCTGCCTTTACGTCGTATAGCAATGAAGAGAGTGGTGGATAACCTGATTGAAAATGCCTTTAAATATGGCTCTGACGATATTGCCATTAGCAGCTTTTATAACCGCCATGAAAAGCGTGTGTATTGTAAAGTAAGAGACTTTGGCCCAGGCATTCCTCAAGAAGAGCTCGACAGTGTATTTATGCCATTTGCTCAGGGTGATAAAGCCAGAAACTCATCGGGCTCAGGACTAGGACTTGCCATCATAAGACGTATCATTGAGGCCCATGATGGCGAAGTTTCGCTGCGCAATCATCCACACCAAGGCTTGGTAGCAGAGTTCTATTTGCCTTACTCGCCTTTCAAGGACTAG
- a CDS encoding TIM-barrel domain-containing protein — protein MIDRKQRIALACAGLAFFSVNSVAEVQTVTLEKATLNIDTDTNDFTISALHNSGFQVTYLTDDNGTPYVNLPSMALPEPALTDVTNKTANDVELVETATTLTLKLNNIAAHVDKATHAISYSVNGKIVAKEQGGLSISSNGVSLSFALDENEKLYGGGQRVLGMDRRGHSMPLYNKAHYGYTTSSNQMYYGLSAVMSSKHYSVLFDNTASGELDIGKTNSDELLFKAQGGRASYIMVLGESLEDTVTSTVAVTGKQPLPPRWLLGNFASRFGYKSQQQVMDVVDQFNQQDIPVDAVVLDLYWFGKDVKGHMGNLSWDTEAFPAPETMIASLREQDVKTVLITEPFILTTSKQWESAVAADALAAKDDGSPYTFDFYFGNTGLVDVFSEKGQNWFWSFYEKLAAQGVAGWWGDLGEPEVHPDDIQHMWQSTKVSGAEVHNAYGHQWAKTVYNNLTALQPNTRPFVLMRSGFLGSQRFGMVPWTGDVSRSWGGLKPQVELALQMSVFGLAYTHSDLGGFAGGDTFDPELYTRWLQFGTFSPVFRPHAQDAIAPEPIFHDDPVKSIARDFIKLRYAMLPYNYSLAFENALHGTPLMRPLALSFDQDRWFEEASSYMWGDAFLVSVVTEPNQSEWKVTLPEGVWFDFFSDTKYHGDKAGKVVNYPLTDATFPVWVKAGSFVPMSENMSRTEDYNASKLTLHYYHDMSVERAQYQLYEDDGKNPQTVEKGLFTTIALSASTTRDGELTLNIASDGSYIGMPKTRELSWVIHGVTTKPQHVLVNGKAISSEWNEKGKTLSLAFLCDYQQPVEIKIL, from the coding sequence ATGATAGACAGGAAACAGCGTATAGCACTTGCATGTGCTGGTTTGGCATTTTTCTCGGTAAATTCGGTAGCCGAAGTTCAAACAGTAACACTCGAAAAAGCAACGCTAAATATTGATACGGATACCAATGACTTCACGATAAGCGCGTTGCACAATAGTGGCTTTCAAGTAACGTATCTTACTGATGATAATGGTACGCCTTACGTAAATCTTCCGTCTATGGCACTTCCCGAGCCCGCGTTGACTGATGTTACAAACAAAACAGCTAATGATGTAGAGCTAGTTGAAACCGCGACAACCCTAACCTTAAAGCTCAACAATATTGCAGCGCATGTTGATAAGGCGACGCACGCTATCAGCTATTCTGTTAACGGCAAAATCGTCGCGAAAGAGCAAGGCGGACTAAGTATTTCCAGTAACGGCGTCAGCCTGTCGTTTGCGCTAGATGAAAACGAGAAACTTTATGGTGGCGGCCAGCGGGTTTTAGGTATGGATCGTCGTGGTCATAGCATGCCGTTGTACAACAAAGCACACTATGGCTACACCACATCGTCAAACCAAATGTACTATGGTTTGTCTGCCGTTATGTCGTCAAAACATTATAGCGTACTGTTTGATAACACCGCGTCCGGCGAGCTAGATATTGGCAAAACTAACAGCGATGAGTTGCTGTTTAAGGCGCAAGGCGGCCGCGCTAGCTACATCATGGTATTGGGTGAAAGCCTAGAAGATACGGTAACGTCTACCGTAGCAGTAACGGGAAAGCAGCCGCTTCCACCGCGTTGGCTGTTAGGTAACTTTGCGTCTCGCTTTGGTTATAAGTCTCAGCAGCAGGTCATGGATGTTGTCGACCAGTTCAATCAGCAAGATATTCCTGTAGACGCCGTCGTACTTGACCTTTATTGGTTTGGTAAAGATGTAAAAGGGCATATGGGCAATTTAAGCTGGGACACTGAGGCGTTTCCGGCACCTGAAACCATGATAGCGAGTCTTCGTGAGCAAGACGTTAAAACGGTGCTGATTACTGAGCCGTTTATACTCACTACCTCTAAACAATGGGAAAGTGCTGTTGCGGCCGATGCACTTGCTGCAAAAGACGATGGCTCGCCTTACACGTTCGATTTTTACTTCGGCAATACAGGGTTGGTTGACGTTTTCAGCGAAAAGGGACAAAACTGGTTTTGGTCGTTCTATGAAAAGCTAGCTGCACAGGGCGTTGCAGGCTGGTGGGGCGATCTTGGCGAGCCAGAAGTTCACCCTGACGATATTCAGCACATGTGGCAATCCACAAAAGTCAGCGGAGCAGAAGTGCACAATGCCTATGGCCACCAGTGGGCAAAAACCGTATACAACAACCTAACGGCGTTGCAACCCAATACACGTCCTTTTGTACTCATGCGTTCAGGGTTTCTAGGTAGTCAACGCTTTGGTATGGTGCCTTGGACAGGCGATGTAAGCCGCAGTTGGGGCGGTCTTAAACCACAGGTTGAACTTGCATTACAAATGAGTGTATTTGGTCTTGCCTATACGCATTCTGACTTAGGTGGTTTTGCCGGAGGCGACACCTTCGACCCTGAGCTTTACACGCGCTGGCTGCAATTCGGTACTTTCTCGCCAGTGTTCAGGCCTCATGCCCAAGATGCCATTGCACCTGAGCCTATTTTTCATGATGACCCCGTAAAATCTATTGCGCGTGACTTTATCAAGCTGCGTTACGCGATGTTGCCCTACAACTATTCGCTCGCATTTGAAAACGCATTGCATGGTACACCGTTGATGCGCCCACTTGCGTTGTCGTTCGATCAAGACAGATGGTTTGAAGAAGCTAGCAGTTATATGTGGGGCGACGCGTTTTTGGTTTCTGTGGTAACAGAGCCTAACCAGAGTGAATGGAAAGTGACTTTGCCAGAAGGGGTATGGTTTGACTTTTTCTCAGACACTAAATACCACGGTGATAAGGCAGGCAAGGTGGTTAACTATCCACTAACAGACGCCACGTTCCCCGTATGGGTGAAAGCGGGCAGCTTTGTGCCGATGAGTGAAAACATGTCGCGTACAGAAGACTACAACGCCAGCAAGCTTACGCTGCATTATTACCATGATATGTCGGTTGAACGTGCGCAATACCAGCTTTACGAAGATGATGGGAAAAACCCACAAACGGTGGAAAAAGGCTTATTTACCACTATCGCTTTGTCGGCTTCTACAACACGTGACGGTGAGCTTACCCTCAACATAGCCAGCGATGGTAGCTATATTGGCATGCCTAAAACCCGTGAGCTATCGTGGGTAATTCACGGCGTGACGACTAAACCGCAACACGTGCTGGTGAACGGGAAGGCAATATCAAGTGAATGGAATGAAAAAGGGAAAACGCTTTCACTTGCATTTTTGTGCGACTACCAGCAACCTGTAGAGATTAAAATCTTGTAA
- a CDS encoding DUF2855 family protein, with translation MTTITSQQIWVNQQSLDDTKVVSVPLDMNALQPDEVLLETDSFGFSANNITYAALGFKMGYWGFFPTQETGFGIVPVWGFATVKASNHPDIHEGEKVFGYLPMASHWVIKAGKVASHGFSDIHEQRKSISPVYDQYLRCANDPGYNPQRETWQLNFRPLYMTSFVLDDFVDDVSQGESLLLSSASSKTALGTAQLLKDQKANRGATYRVVGLTSVGNVDMVKATGCYDDVVSYDDLATLDSNDRYWLLDFAANGTLINNLTEVLGDNLSKVTLIGATDWQASEKPNPKALDAEIFFAPARVKLRQGEWGHELFLAKYAKAWQGFAHKIDTTFYEHSCAGTDAMVKLYLDTLAGKADTKALNVVTF, from the coding sequence ATGACCACTATCACCAGTCAACAAATTTGGGTAAATCAACAGTCGCTTGACGATACCAAAGTAGTTAGTGTACCTCTTGATATGAATGCGCTTCAGCCTGACGAAGTGTTGCTAGAAACTGATAGCTTTGGCTTTTCTGCCAATAACATCACCTATGCCGCACTTGGTTTCAAAATGGGCTATTGGGGCTTTTTTCCCACGCAAGAAACTGGCTTCGGTATTGTTCCTGTGTGGGGGTTTGCAACAGTTAAAGCCTCGAACCATCCTGATATTCACGAAGGTGAGAAAGTGTTTGGTTACCTTCCTATGGCAAGCCACTGGGTAATTAAGGCTGGCAAAGTAGCGTCTCATGGCTTTTCAGACATTCACGAACAACGCAAAAGTATCAGCCCTGTGTATGATCAATATCTTCGCTGTGCCAATGACCCCGGCTACAATCCGCAAAGAGAAACATGGCAGCTGAATTTTCGCCCCCTGTACATGACCTCGTTTGTGTTAGATGACTTTGTTGATGATGTATCGCAAGGTGAATCGTTGTTACTGTCCAGTGCCTCTAGTAAAACGGCTCTTGGAACCGCGCAGTTGTTGAAAGATCAGAAAGCGAACCGTGGCGCAACCTACCGTGTTGTAGGGCTGACTTCTGTGGGCAATGTTGACATGGTAAAGGCCACGGGTTGTTATGATGACGTAGTGAGCTATGACGACTTAGCAACGTTAGATAGCAATGACCGCTACTGGTTATTGGATTTTGCAGCCAATGGCACCTTGATTAATAACCTTACTGAGGTGTTAGGTGACAACTTAAGCAAGGTCACGCTCATTGGTGCAACCGACTGGCAAGCCTCAGAAAAACCTAACCCGAAGGCGTTAGATGCAGAGATATTTTTTGCGCCAGCGCGAGTAAAATTGCGTCAGGGCGAGTGGGGACACGAGTTGTTTCTCGCCAAATATGCGAAAGCGTGGCAAGGCTTTGCTCACAAAATTGATACCACCTTTTACGAGCATTCGTGTGCAGGCACTGACGCCATGGTGAAGCTCTATTTAGATACTTTAGCAGGAAAGGCCGATACAAAGGCGCTTAACGTGGTGACCTTTTAA
- a CDS encoding phosphoribulokinase translates to MSVKHPIIAITGSSGAGTTTTTNAIRHIFRNLSVNAAIVGGDSFHRFTRPEMEVEIRKAQEQGRHISYFGPKANDFELLETLFREYGSSGSGQFRQYLHTFDEAVPFNQMPGTFTPWQDLPQNTDLLFYEGLHGGVKTEENDVAKHVDLLVGMVPIVNLEWIQKIVRDTTDRGHSREAVMSSIVRGLDDYFHYITPQFSRTHVNFQRVPTVDTSNPFSAREIPTQDESFVVVRFRREMKNVDYPYLLKMIDGAFMSRINTLVVPGGKMGLAMELILTPLLEDILNKKRRAGHQMDWLSADQ, encoded by the coding sequence ATGTCTGTCAAACACCCTATTATTGCTATAACAGGTTCTTCTGGTGCGGGTACCACTACCACGACCAATGCCATTAGACACATTTTTAGAAATTTAAGTGTGAATGCCGCTATTGTCGGTGGTGACAGTTTTCATCGCTTTACGCGTCCAGAAATGGAAGTCGAAATTCGCAAAGCGCAAGAACAAGGTAGGCATATTAGTTACTTTGGTCCTAAAGCCAATGATTTTGAGCTATTAGAAACGCTATTTCGTGAATATGGCAGCTCTGGCTCTGGTCAATTTAGACAGTACTTACACACATTTGATGAGGCTGTACCGTTTAACCAAATGCCGGGCACATTTACCCCATGGCAAGACCTACCGCAAAACACCGACTTACTGTTTTATGAAGGTCTACACGGCGGCGTAAAAACCGAAGAAAATGATGTCGCTAAGCATGTTGATCTTCTGGTAGGCATGGTACCCATTGTAAATCTAGAGTGGATCCAAAAAATTGTGCGTGACACCACTGACCGCGGACACTCACGTGAAGCTGTTATGAGTAGTATTGTGCGTGGTTTGGATGACTATTTTCACTACATAACCCCGCAATTCTCGCGTACCCACGTTAATTTTCAACGTGTACCCACCGTTGATACATCAAACCCCTTCAGTGCGCGCGAAATACCTACACAGGATGAAAGTTTTGTCGTGGTGCGTTTTAGACGTGAAATGAAAAACGTCGACTACCCTTACCTGCTTAAAATGATTGATGGCGCCTTTATGTCACGCATTAATACGCTGGTCGTGCCGGGCGGAAAAATGGGCTTAGCAATGGAGCTGATATTAACCCCATTGCTAGAAGATATTCTTAATAAAAAGCGTCGCGCTGGTCATCAAATGGATTGGCTCAGCGCAGACCAATAA
- a CDS encoding alpha/beta hydrolase family protein: protein MMKTFLILFCLFLSASAIAKAKVSYTEIDFINPTTQQPLKISLWYPAGEECGNATVCLADNTIQSQAILLSHGAMGSARELNWIGYATASQGFVTVGINHFGESWAYGTDTIDPHVASKIWQRASEVSVAVDLLESNRTNDQVNLDLFNLKINWQNITAIGFSSGGSTVITLAGGRYAPKQGVKYCSSSRSDGDLGCQYVKNSSHQTISIEGAKDDYRDTRINKVIALDPAAGPMTTETSLSSIAIPVLIIGAKQNDFLPFANHAQYYASTIPNAALYTLENGAGHFVFIDKCQHNFKAMGIELCRDAQGVDREKIHQQLYPTLFQFIYTGR, encoded by the coding sequence ATGATGAAAACATTTCTAATCCTTTTCTGTCTATTTTTATCGGCCTCAGCTATCGCTAAGGCAAAGGTATCCTACACAGAAATAGATTTCATAAACCCCACTACACAACAGCCGCTTAAAATTTCTCTCTGGTATCCCGCAGGTGAGGAATGTGGCAATGCCACTGTTTGTTTAGCTGATAATACAATACAGAGTCAGGCGATATTATTGTCCCATGGAGCAATGGGGTCAGCGCGAGAATTAAATTGGATTGGATATGCTACTGCGTCACAAGGGTTTGTCACAGTCGGAATAAATCATTTTGGAGAATCTTGGGCCTATGGAACAGACACAATCGACCCTCACGTTGCTTCAAAGATATGGCAACGGGCCAGTGAAGTATCAGTTGCAGTAGACCTGCTTGAAAGCAATAGAACCAACGACCAAGTAAATCTCGATTTATTTAACCTTAAGATTAACTGGCAAAATATTACAGCAATAGGTTTCTCTTCAGGCGGTTCAACTGTCATCACTCTAGCAGGTGGCAGATACGCGCCTAAGCAAGGAGTAAAATATTGCTCTTCATCACGTTCTGACGGGGATTTAGGGTGCCAATACGTGAAAAATTCTTCGCATCAAACAATATCAATAGAAGGTGCAAAAGACGATTACCGAGACACTCGGATTAACAAAGTTATCGCGTTGGATCCTGCTGCAGGCCCCATGACAACAGAAACAAGCTTATCAAGCATTGCTATACCGGTGCTAATAATTGGTGCCAAGCAAAACGACTTCTTACCTTTCGCGAACCATGCACAATATTATGCTTCTACAATTCCCAATGCAGCCTTATATACACTAGAAAATGGTGCAGGACATTTCGTATTTATTGATAAATGTCAGCACAACTTCAAAGCAATGGGTATTGAATTGTGCAGAGACGCGCAAGGCGTTGACCGCGAAAAAATTCACCAACAACTCTACCCTACGCTGTTCCAGTTTATTTATACCGGGCGCTAA